A portion of the Girardinichthys multiradiatus isolate DD_20200921_A chromosome 23, DD_fGirMul_XY1, whole genome shotgun sequence genome contains these proteins:
- the LOC124860010 gene encoding cilia- and flagella-associated protein 100-like isoform X2: MFSPHPSKGADSAMVPEAEVAAKLQKAEMRRRRAQQSPYKMSNNTIFALSAEETVGRREEMRRFLALPIEEKSTHTARALAKLKNELVGELEEEKREEENEKKKSLKQIKKQITKESKHDLIFMERQQAVLELSLMTKRSEIVRMEKTVTEEERKLKQLERLIEGDNHRFEEFLRENERKSVEARTLFEREEKSKQEKNVVIKKLTAEIGTIESELDKYEEALIDYQKYREFLFRLSPPEWQEEQKTKSSKTKSSPGKDGEEIQNKGPMEMGLDRKLSSSGRKLAPVRVTRLSSAQSDTLGINCTLDYNSSEDEPELYFTDPQQLLDLMTELTEQNLSLIQNSARVEEALEELRQAVETTRGKIEKEEEKIALQIKKLNERLHKEKARGVKLEQMVQLHVSLSSEDQGVMLDALGEKVAEVYSSCVENRITNLSTLEKVANIENCISSLLQSLESMPEERLAMIKKIKDSEKRSRMREEKLMEQREKQKERMRRYLERSLADSKKISGKKLMPRYMPAVKRVEVPNVDSVPAEDSMSEYLFGSEDTE, encoded by the exons ATGTTTTCACCACATCCTT CTAAAGGAGCAGACAGTGCTATGGTTCCGGAGGCTGAGGTTGCTGCCAAATTACAAAAAGCAG aaatgaggaggaggagggcacAGCAGAGTCCATACAAAATGTCAAACAACACCATTTTTGCACTGAGTGCAGAGGAAACGGTGGGCCGAAGAGAG GAGATGCGAAGATTTCTGGCGCTGCCAATTGAAGAAAAGTCAACCCACACTGCTAGAGCGCTGGCCAAGCTGAAGAATGAGCTGGTGGGAgaactggaggaggagaagagggAGGAGGAAAATGAGAAGAAGAAAAGTCTGAAGCAAATCAAGA AACAAATCACAAAAGAAAGCAAACATGACTTAATCTTCATGGAACGACAACAAGCAGTCTTGGAG ttatCTCTGATGACTAAAAGGTCTGAGATAGTGAGGATGGAGAAGACCGTTACAGAAGAGGAAAGAAAGCTGAAACAGCTTGAAAGGCTCATCGAGGGAGACAACCACAGGTTTGAAGAGTTTCTCAGGGAGAATGAGAGGAAGTCAGTTGAAGCCAGAACGCT TTTTGAACGGGAGGAAAAATCCAAACAGGAGAAGAATGTTGTGATTAAGAAGCTAACTGCTGAAATAGGGACCATTGAAAG tgaACTTGACAAGTATGAGGAAGCTTTGATAGACTACCAGAAATACAGAGAGTTTCTGTTTAGGCTTTCTCCTCCAGAGTGGCAGGAAGAGCAGAAGACCAAGTCCTCAAAGACCAAAAGCTCACCTGGAAAAGACGGAGAGGAAATCCAGAACAAGGGACCTATGGAGATGG GGTTGGACAGGAAGCTGTCCAGCTCAGGAAGAAAGTTGGCTCCTGTCAGAGTGACAAGGTTGTCGTCTGCTCAAAGTGACACACT aggGATAAATTGTACACTGGATTACAATAGTTCAGAG GATGAGCCAGAGCTTTACTTCACCGACCCCCAGCAGCTACTGGATCTGATGACAGAGCTGACAGAGCAGAACCTGTCCCTGATTCAAAACTCTGCAAGGGTGGAGGAAGCGCTGGAGGAGCTCCGACAGGCTGTGGAGACAACTAGGGGGAAGAT TGAAAAAGAGGAGGAGAAGATAGCCCTGCAGATAAAAAAGCTGAACGAGAGACTCCACAAAGAGAAGGCGAGAGGCGTGAAGCTCGAACAGATGGTTCAACTTCATGTTTCACTAAGCTCAGAGGACCAA GGTGTTATGTTGGATGCTCTAGGTGAAAAGGTGGCAGAGGTTTATAGCAGCTGTGTGGAGAACAGGATAACCAATCTCAGCACCTTGGAGAAGGTGGCAAACATCGAAAACTGCATCTCATCACTGCTGCAGAGCCTTGAAAGCATGCCTGAAGAAAGACTGGCGATGATTAAGAAGATCAAGGACAGTGAGAAGAGGAGCAG GATGCGTGAGGAAAAGCTGATGGAGCAGAGGGAGAAACAAAAGGAACGGATGAGGAGGTATCTGGAGAGATCCTTGGCTGACTCCAAGAAAATA aGTGGGAAGAAGCTCATGCCAAGATACATGCCTGCTGTCAAGAGAGTCGAGGTCCCCAACGTGGACAGCGTACCTGCTGAGGATAGCATGAGTGAATACCTCTTTGGCTCTGAGGACACAGAGTAA
- the LOC124860010 gene encoding cilia- and flagella-associated protein 100-like isoform X1 codes for MFSPHPSKGADSAMVPEAEVAAKLQKAEMRRRRAQQSPYKMSNNTIFALSAEETVGRREEMRRFLALPIEEKSTHTARALAKLKNELVGELEEEKREEENEKKKSLKQIKSKAALLIQRPSTRELKSTTTKGAKGRKSREVQIFIKEQITKESKHDLIFMERQQAVLELSLMTKRSEIVRMEKTVTEEERKLKQLERLIEGDNHRFEEFLRENERKSVEARTLFEREEKSKQEKNVVIKKLTAEIGTIESELDKYEEALIDYQKYREFLFRLSPPEWQEEQKTKSSKTKSSPGKDGEEIQNKGPMEMGLDRKLSSSGRKLAPVRVTRLSSAQSDTLGINCTLDYNSSEDEPELYFTDPQQLLDLMTELTEQNLSLIQNSARVEEALEELRQAVETTRGKIEKEEEKIALQIKKLNERLHKEKARGVKLEQMVQLHVSLSSEDQGVMLDALGEKVAEVYSSCVENRITNLSTLEKVANIENCISSLLQSLESMPEERLAMIKKIKDSEKRSRMREEKLMEQREKQKERMRRYLERSLADSKKISGKKLMPRYMPAVKRVEVPNVDSVPAEDSMSEYLFGSEDTE; via the exons ATGTTTTCACCACATCCTT CTAAAGGAGCAGACAGTGCTATGGTTCCGGAGGCTGAGGTTGCTGCCAAATTACAAAAAGCAG aaatgaggaggaggagggcacAGCAGAGTCCATACAAAATGTCAAACAACACCATTTTTGCACTGAGTGCAGAGGAAACGGTGGGCCGAAGAGAG GAGATGCGAAGATTTCTGGCGCTGCCAATTGAAGAAAAGTCAACCCACACTGCTAGAGCGCTGGCCAAGCTGAAGAATGAGCTGGTGGGAgaactggaggaggagaagagggAGGAGGAAAATGAGAAGAAGAAAAGTCTGAAGCAAATCAAGAGTAAAGCAGCTCTCCTTATTCAAAGACCGAGCACACGTGAGCTGAAAAGTACCACGACGAAAGGAGCTAAAGGAAGGAAAAGTAGAGAAGTGCAGATATTTATAAAAG AACAAATCACAAAAGAAAGCAAACATGACTTAATCTTCATGGAACGACAACAAGCAGTCTTGGAG ttatCTCTGATGACTAAAAGGTCTGAGATAGTGAGGATGGAGAAGACCGTTACAGAAGAGGAAAGAAAGCTGAAACAGCTTGAAAGGCTCATCGAGGGAGACAACCACAGGTTTGAAGAGTTTCTCAGGGAGAATGAGAGGAAGTCAGTTGAAGCCAGAACGCT TTTTGAACGGGAGGAAAAATCCAAACAGGAGAAGAATGTTGTGATTAAGAAGCTAACTGCTGAAATAGGGACCATTGAAAG tgaACTTGACAAGTATGAGGAAGCTTTGATAGACTACCAGAAATACAGAGAGTTTCTGTTTAGGCTTTCTCCTCCAGAGTGGCAGGAAGAGCAGAAGACCAAGTCCTCAAAGACCAAAAGCTCACCTGGAAAAGACGGAGAGGAAATCCAGAACAAGGGACCTATGGAGATGG GGTTGGACAGGAAGCTGTCCAGCTCAGGAAGAAAGTTGGCTCCTGTCAGAGTGACAAGGTTGTCGTCTGCTCAAAGTGACACACT aggGATAAATTGTACACTGGATTACAATAGTTCAGAG GATGAGCCAGAGCTTTACTTCACCGACCCCCAGCAGCTACTGGATCTGATGACAGAGCTGACAGAGCAGAACCTGTCCCTGATTCAAAACTCTGCAAGGGTGGAGGAAGCGCTGGAGGAGCTCCGACAGGCTGTGGAGACAACTAGGGGGAAGAT TGAAAAAGAGGAGGAGAAGATAGCCCTGCAGATAAAAAAGCTGAACGAGAGACTCCACAAAGAGAAGGCGAGAGGCGTGAAGCTCGAACAGATGGTTCAACTTCATGTTTCACTAAGCTCAGAGGACCAA GGTGTTATGTTGGATGCTCTAGGTGAAAAGGTGGCAGAGGTTTATAGCAGCTGTGTGGAGAACAGGATAACCAATCTCAGCACCTTGGAGAAGGTGGCAAACATCGAAAACTGCATCTCATCACTGCTGCAGAGCCTTGAAAGCATGCCTGAAGAAAGACTGGCGATGATTAAGAAGATCAAGGACAGTGAGAAGAGGAGCAG GATGCGTGAGGAAAAGCTGATGGAGCAGAGGGAGAAACAAAAGGAACGGATGAGGAGGTATCTGGAGAGATCCTTGGCTGACTCCAAGAAAATA aGTGGGAAGAAGCTCATGCCAAGATACATGCCTGCTGTCAAGAGAGTCGAGGTCCCCAACGTGGACAGCGTACCTGCTGAGGATAGCATGAGTGAATACCTCTTTGGCTCTGAGGACACAGAGTAA
- the ap1ar gene encoding AP-1 complex-associated regulatory protein, producing MGNCWTYCVGLFRRETNRIQRGGGSKYFRSTTTGEHYTIEFENLVESDEAESPTPCPRPISEDELKNLRENRYAAISDKQVLIDQKLQVELEAQEEKLRLEEEARNVAQRKAAKLARERKMKELSAQRTRGIADGSGAETQQKQTSGEDFNVYLQNIKAQSDAFRSNRLPSETNTVTPNTEYSWDFTTKTRSTNDDGTSLDLEWEDEEGINRALPAWERSRTEEDILRAALRPGNKQMTSGPTSASEDSNALEWENDFVSTHPEDSGDAEFEGFVNPVLDTPSEDASDPGLRSDNQDR from the exons ATGGGAAACTGCTGGACTTACTGCGTGGGGCTCTTCAGGAGGGAAACTAACAGGATCCAGAGAGGAGGCGG GTCAAAGTACTTCCGGAGTACTACTACAGGAGAGCATTACACAATAGAG tttgaaaACCTGGTAGAAAGTGATGAG GCTGAGAGCCCAACACCATGTCCAAG GCCCATCAGTGAAGACGAGCTCAAGAACCTCAGAGAAAATCGCTATGCTGCTATCTCAGACAAGCAAGTCCTGATAGACCAAAAGCTGCAAGTTGAG TTAGAGGCACAGGAGGAGAAGTTAAGGCTAGAAGAGGAGGCTAGAAATGTCGCCCAGCGCAAGGCCGCCAAGCTGGCTCGTGAGCGAAAAATGAAGGAG CTTTCTGCCCAGAGGACACGGGGGATTGCAGACGGCTCTGGCGCTGAAACGCAGCAGAA ACAAACCTCTGGGGAGGATTTCAATGTCTACCTCCAGAACATCAAAGCCCAGTCAGATGCTTTCAGGAGCAACA GACTTCCTTCTGAAACAAACACAGTGACTCCCAACACAGAGTACAGCTGGGATTTCACCACTAAGACCCGCTCCACCAATGATGACGGGACCTCGCTGGATTTAGAGTGGGAGGATGAGGAAG GAATCAACCGAGCACTCCCGGCCTGGGAGCGCTCTCGGACCGAGGAGGACATCTTACGAGCGGCTCTGAGGCCCGGCAACAAACAAATGACCAGTGGGCCGACCTCGGCCTCCGAGGACTCCAACGCTCTGGAGTGGGAGAATGATTTCGTGAGTACTCACCCAGAGGACAGCGGAGACGCAGAATTCGAAGGGTTTGTCAATCCAGTCTTAGACACTCCCTCGGAGGATGCGTCGGACCCTGGCCTCAGGTCGGACAACCAGGACAGATAG